Proteins found in one Lutimonas zeaxanthinifaciens genomic segment:
- a CDS encoding PhzF family phenazine biosynthesis protein encodes MYIQKMYQVDAFTDRLFGGNPAAVCVLDDWFEDSLMQQIASENNLSETSFVVKKNDHYEIRWFTPVSEVALCGHATLASAHVLFEYYEHPTDTIELVSKYSGKLSVTKENDLLTLDFPKDTIDEIDPPEAIVKAFDKAPLKVYKGKTDYMLLYEDQEDVEQSNPNFHLLKESEARGIIITSKGKDVDFVSRFFAPGCGVDEDPVTGSAHTTLTPFWSHKLGKMKLSAEQISSRGGKLICELLGDRVRISGKAVTFLTGEIFL; translated from the coding sequence ATGTATATACAAAAAATGTATCAGGTAGATGCTTTCACAGATCGCTTATTCGGAGGTAATCCTGCTGCCGTTTGTGTTTTAGATGACTGGTTCGAAGATAGCCTAATGCAGCAAATCGCTTCAGAAAATAACCTCTCAGAAACTTCATTCGTTGTAAAAAAAAATGATCACTATGAGATTCGTTGGTTCACGCCTGTTTCTGAAGTAGCACTTTGTGGCCACGCCACCCTTGCCTCTGCACATGTTTTGTTTGAATACTATGAGCATCCAACAGATACAATAGAACTTGTTTCCAAATACAGTGGCAAACTTTCAGTAACCAAAGAAAATGATCTATTGACTCTTGATTTCCCAAAGGATACTATTGATGAAATAGATCCGCCTGAAGCAATTGTCAAAGCCTTTGATAAAGCTCCCTTAAAAGTTTATAAAGGTAAAACCGATTATATGTTACTTTATGAAGACCAGGAAGATGTGGAGCAAAGCAATCCTAATTTTCATCTGCTGAAAGAATCCGAAGCAAGAGGGATAATCATTACTTCAAAAGGTAAAGATGTTGATTTTGTTTCCCGGTTTTTTGCACCCGGATGCGGCGTGGATGAGGATCCCGTTACCGGTTCGGCCCATACAACTTTGACTCCGTTTTGGAGCCATAAACTAGGGAAAATGAAGTTAAGTGCCGAACAAATTTCATCTCGTGGTGGGAAACTGATTTGCGAGCTCTTGGGAGATCGTGTTAGAATCTCCGGGAAAGCCGTAACCTTTTTAACAGGCGAGATTTTTCTTTAA
- a CDS encoding SIMPL domain-containing protein — protein MKNNLIIPALLIGFGLIVSGYFIGNTHKKAIEHNRYVQVKGLSEREVQADLAVWPINTILTGNDLKSLKTEIENQNKKVYQFFLDQGFTDGELTKGMTNITDAKSNIFNNNPSVGFRYLAKSEFTVRTKDIKKLQKALAESLNLMSAGIVLGSKNEWRPIEYIFTGLNDLKPSMIEEATTNARQVAEKFARDSNSQVGPIKMARQGQFSINDRDQNTPEIKIIRVVSTIDFQLIN, from the coding sequence ATGAAAAATAATTTGATAATTCCGGCACTTTTGATTGGATTCGGGCTCATTGTTTCCGGATACTTCATAGGCAACACGCATAAAAAGGCAATTGAACACAATCGATACGTACAGGTAAAAGGACTTTCTGAAAGAGAAGTTCAGGCTGATCTCGCCGTGTGGCCCATCAATACGATTTTGACCGGGAATGATCTGAAATCCTTAAAAACAGAAATAGAAAATCAGAACAAGAAGGTATATCAGTTTTTTCTTGATCAAGGATTTACCGATGGGGAACTTACCAAGGGAATGACAAATATTACGGATGCGAAGAGTAATATTTTTAATAATAACCCTTCGGTTGGTTTCAGGTATCTGGCTAAATCAGAATTTACCGTTCGCACAAAAGACATTAAAAAATTACAAAAAGCATTAGCTGAATCTTTAAATCTTATGTCTGCGGGAATTGTCCTCGGGTCTAAAAATGAATGGCGACCCATTGAATATATCTTTACCGGCCTGAATGATCTAAAACCTTCAATGATAGAAGAAGCAACGACCAATGCCCGGCAGGTTGCTGAGAAATTTGCCAGAGATTCAAATTCTCAGGTAGGGCCTATAAAAATGGCCCGACAAGGTCAGTTCTCAATTAATGACAGGGATCAGAACACCCCTGAAATCAAGATCATCAGAGTGGTTTCCACCATCGACTTTCAACTTATCAATTAG
- a CDS encoding alpha/beta hydrolase produces the protein MKKSISNSIYYLFCIFYIGTLWSQNTPEGKDPSVTYYVLDKSIPYYPEIIQSQDPYIKERCVLDIYFPENVDSFATIVWFHGGSLKGGEKEIPEALKNQNLAVVGVNYRLHPKVKAPGYIEDAGAAVAWVFKNIGSYGGDPGSIFVSGHSAGGYLASMVGFDKSYLAKYDVDANQIAGLIPFSGHTITHFTVREERGIEGTQPVIDELAPLFHVRADAPPLLMITGDREKELLGRYEENAYMMRMMKVAGHKDTRIMELDGYDHGMTFPAFPLLIDEVRRIMDEKN, from the coding sequence ATGAAAAAAAGCATCTCAAATTCAATTTACTACCTGTTCTGTATCTTTTATATCGGTACCCTTTGGTCTCAAAATACTCCTGAAGGAAAGGATCCATCGGTTACTTATTACGTATTAGATAAATCCATCCCCTATTATCCGGAAATCATCCAGAGTCAGGATCCCTATATAAAAGAGCGATGTGTCCTGGATATTTATTTTCCAGAGAATGTCGATTCTTTTGCCACAATAGTCTGGTTTCATGGAGGTAGTTTAAAAGGTGGTGAAAAAGAAATTCCGGAAGCCCTTAAGAATCAAAATCTCGCGGTAGTAGGAGTTAATTACCGATTGCATCCAAAAGTTAAAGCTCCGGGATATATTGAAGATGCAGGAGCAGCGGTTGCATGGGTTTTTAAAAATATTGGATCGTACGGAGGAGACCCTGGTTCTATATTTGTTTCCGGACACTCTGCAGGTGGTTATTTGGCCAGTATGGTCGGGTTCGATAAATCCTACCTGGCTAAATACGATGTCGATGCAAATCAGATTGCAGGGCTCATCCCTTTCAGCGGGCATACAATAACGCATTTTACGGTAAGAGAAGAAAGAGGTATTGAAGGTACTCAGCCTGTCATTGATGAATTGGCACCTCTCTTTCACGTTAGAGCGGATGCCCCTCCACTGCTAATGATAACAGGAGACAGAGAAAAAGAGCTCTTGGGCCGATATGAAGAAAACGCCTATATGATGAGGATGATGAAAGTAGCTGGACACAAGGATACTCGAATTATGGAACTGGATGGCTATGATCACGGGATGACTTTTCCGGCCTTTCCATTATTAATAGATGAAGTTAGACGGATAATGGATGAAAAGAATTAA
- a CDS encoding DinB family protein produces the protein MKKSTSYLFIAFVTLGLLAFTNLKPNANSEFKSSFTETLKNAKAYTLEVAEKMPAEDYTFRPHDSVRTFGEQLAHLSMSSSLLNKMFIKGEQVDFDPAEGEKMMKMVGASKEETIKVINTSFDEVITTIESMSDEDLQATFVFGFAPNKPELTKEQGFLFIRDHVTHHRAQAVTYLRIKGHDAPQYRPF, from the coding sequence ATGAAAAAATCAACTAGCTATTTGTTTATAGCCTTCGTAACACTGGGACTTCTGGCTTTTACAAATCTAAAACCGAATGCCAATTCAGAATTCAAAAGTTCTTTTACTGAGACGCTCAAAAATGCAAAAGCCTACACCCTGGAAGTTGCAGAAAAAATGCCTGCGGAAGATTATACCTTCAGGCCTCATGATTCTGTACGGACCTTTGGAGAACAGCTGGCCCATCTTTCCATGTCATCCTCGTTACTGAACAAAATGTTTATCAAAGGAGAACAGGTGGATTTTGATCCGGCAGAAGGTGAAAAAATGATGAAGATGGTAGGAGCCTCAAAAGAGGAAACCATAAAAGTGATCAATACTAGTTTTGACGAAGTTATTACAACCATTGAATCCATGAGTGACGAGGATCTTCAGGCCACTTTTGTATTTGGTTTTGCCCCTAATAAACCGGAGTTAACCAAAGAACAAGGTTTCCTGTTTATTAGAGATCATGTGACGCATCATAGGGCCCAGGCTGTGACCTATTTACGAATTAAAGGACATGACGCCCCACAATACAGGCCTTTCTAA
- a CDS encoding TIGR01212 family radical SAM protein (This family includes YhcC from E. coli K-12, an uncharacterized radical SAM protein.), producing MQEEKAKKIISGTSKPYRDYGSFIRNKFGERVQKISINVGFSCPNRDGSKGTGGCTYCNNQSFKPDYCKPQNNIEEQLEKGIEFFNGKRKIKKFLAYFQAYTNTYAELDLIKELYLKALDHEGVIGLVIGTRPDCISEELIEFLSELSKEYFICLELGVESTLDRTLDEVNRCHTFAETRKAYAMASNKGIFLGAHLILGLPGESKSEMLQHAVELSKLPIDFLKIHQLQVVKHTLMAHQYKNHPEEFNLFNIQDYLNLVTEFLCLLRPDIVIERFISESPPDLLIAPKWGLKNFEMVNLIEKKIKSENLWQGKFYTDPGKIDKNLKSSFKIGSERCIVRKLGI from the coding sequence ATGCAAGAAGAAAAGGCCAAAAAAATAATTTCCGGCACTTCAAAACCCTATCGGGATTACGGGAGCTTTATCCGAAATAAATTTGGTGAACGCGTGCAGAAAATTTCAATAAATGTGGGTTTTAGCTGTCCTAACCGAGATGGGTCAAAAGGAACAGGAGGATGCACTTATTGTAATAACCAGAGCTTTAAACCGGACTATTGTAAACCCCAAAACAACATAGAGGAACAACTCGAAAAAGGAATAGAGTTCTTTAACGGGAAAAGAAAGATCAAGAAGTTTTTGGCTTATTTCCAAGCCTATACCAATACCTACGCAGAACTTGACCTGATCAAAGAACTCTATCTAAAGGCTTTGGATCATGAAGGGGTTATTGGCCTGGTTATAGGTACACGTCCTGACTGCATTAGTGAAGAACTCATTGAATTCCTGTCTGAACTTTCAAAAGAATATTTTATTTGCCTTGAACTTGGCGTTGAATCCACCTTGGATCGAACCCTTGATGAGGTCAATCGTTGTCACACTTTTGCTGAAACCCGAAAGGCCTATGCAATGGCCAGCAATAAGGGTATCTTTTTAGGAGCTCACTTAATTCTTGGATTACCCGGTGAGAGTAAAAGTGAAATGCTCCAGCATGCTGTTGAACTTTCAAAACTTCCAATAGATTTTCTCAAAATACACCAGCTTCAGGTGGTCAAACATACCTTAATGGCCCATCAGTACAAAAACCACCCTGAAGAATTCAATTTGTTCAATATTCAGGACTATCTAAATCTTGTTACAGAATTCCTTTGCTTATTGAGGCCGGATATTGTCATTGAACGATTCATCAGTGAGTCTCCTCCTGATCTTCTTATTGCTCCTAAATGGGGACTAAAGAATTTTGAGATGGTGAATTTGATTGAAAAGAAAATTAAGTCTGAAAACCTATGGCAAGGAAAGTTTTATACAGACCCCGGAAAGATAGATAAAAATTTGAAATCAAGTTTTAAAATTGGTTCGGAAAGATGTATAGTCCGAAAATTAGGTATTTAA
- the nhaC gene encoding Na+/H+ antiporter NhaC — MDEQIIRNKELNIYEALIPVIALIGMLAYNVFVYGDDALSGSNQFILLMGAAVAAIVGFFNKVTYRRMIEEVADNIKSTTGALLILLFVGALAGTWLISGVIPTMIYYGLKLLNPTVFLPVTVVICAVISIATGSSWTTSATVGIALIGIGGALGIPLGMAAGAVLSGAYFGDKMSPLSDTTNLAPAMAGTDLFTHIRYMAFTTVPTITITLVVFILIGFTLETSGTADTATILASIDASFHISGWLFIVPLAVILLIIRRTQPLIALLAGTLLGGIFAIFFQPDIVMNVAGADQLDFRAAYQGIMNAITVDTSVETSNTELNDLFSSGGMYGMLGTIWLIICAMVFGGVMDAIGALATISAALLKMAHTVFGLFASTVATCLALNVTASDQYLALVVPGKMFKQAYQDRDLAPENLSRTLEDSGTVTSVLVPWNTCGAYQSGVLGVSVADYFVYAIFNWLSPFMTLFFAAFQIKIRQLVRK; from the coding sequence ATGGATGAACAGATAATAAGGAATAAAGAACTAAATATTTATGAAGCTTTAATTCCTGTGATTGCCCTGATTGGAATGCTCGCTTACAATGTTTTTGTTTATGGAGATGATGCTTTGAGTGGATCCAATCAATTCATCCTTTTAATGGGGGCCGCGGTTGCTGCCATTGTTGGTTTTTTTAATAAAGTGACCTACCGCCGGATGATTGAGGAGGTAGCCGATAATATTAAATCCACAACAGGAGCGCTTCTGATACTTTTATTTGTCGGGGCCCTGGCAGGAACCTGGTTAATAAGCGGGGTCATTCCCACCATGATTTATTATGGTTTAAAATTGTTAAATCCAACGGTATTTTTGCCGGTAACGGTGGTGATTTGTGCGGTGATTTCCATAGCAACGGGCAGTTCATGGACTACTTCGGCTACAGTGGGAATTGCCTTGATCGGTATTGGAGGGGCCTTGGGAATTCCTTTGGGAATGGCTGCCGGAGCCGTATTATCAGGAGCTTATTTTGGAGATAAAATGTCTCCTTTATCGGACACTACAAATCTCGCACCTGCAATGGCCGGAACCGATTTATTTACACATATTAGGTATATGGCATTTACCACAGTACCTACAATTACGATTACCCTCGTCGTTTTTATCCTCATTGGTTTTACACTTGAAACTTCGGGTACAGCGGACACAGCTACTATACTGGCCTCAATTGACGCATCTTTCCATATCAGCGGATGGCTGTTTATCGTTCCTCTTGCGGTTATTTTGCTGATCATAAGAAGAACACAGCCCTTGATTGCATTATTGGCCGGAACCTTATTGGGAGGAATATTTGCCATCTTTTTTCAACCTGATATCGTTATGAATGTTGCAGGGGCCGATCAACTGGATTTTCGTGCAGCCTATCAGGGCATTATGAATGCCATAACCGTTGACACCTCGGTTGAAACGAGTAACACGGAGTTAAATGACCTGTTCTCTTCAGGAGGAATGTATGGCATGCTTGGTACGATCTGGCTCATTATTTGCGCCATGGTTTTTGGTGGTGTTATGGATGCTATTGGTGCGCTTGCAACCATTAGTGCAGCCCTTTTAAAAATGGCACATACTGTATTTGGATTGTTTGCCAGTACCGTTGCAACTTGTTTGGCACTTAACGTAACTGCATCAGATCAGTATTTGGCCTTGGTTGTTCCCGGTAAAATGTTCAAACAAGCCTATCAGGACCGAGACCTGGCTCCCGAGAATTTGAGTCGAACCCTTGAGGATTCAGGAACGGTTACATCTGTACTTGTACCATGGAACACCTGTGGTGCTTACCAGTCAGGCGTATTGGGGGTAAGTGTAGCTGACTATTTTGTATATGCTATCTTTAACTGGTTGAGCCCGTTTATGACCCTTTTCTTTGCAGCCTTTCAAATTAAGATCAGGCAGCTGGTCAGGAAATAG
- a CDS encoding cytochrome c3 family protein, with translation MTFAKSSKYWMDLLGDMNFNFNIIFYLVFFFVYLGEMSAQTNSEINNLDSGLVFNQIMNDTIYHAGVVLVLDLNGKAQYTKSSFCLSCHDGIFVRSGHTDSNVGNPENIKQENIFRGDHPVAFDYGSGLYLNKDFLNDPYNTPSGFGGTVADDLLVEGRIECVTCHSIIFRDGEKEKYEILVKSNGGSALCLTCHNR, from the coding sequence ATGACTTTTGCTAAGAGTAGTAAATATTGGATGGATTTATTGGGGGATATGAATTTTAATTTCAATATAATATTCTATTTGGTTTTCTTCTTTGTTTATTTGGGAGAAATGTCAGCCCAGACTAACTCTGAAATAAATAACCTGGATTCGGGATTGGTTTTCAACCAAATTATGAATGACACCATCTACCATGCGGGAGTGGTTTTGGTATTGGACTTAAATGGAAAAGCCCAATACACAAAATCAAGTTTCTGCCTTTCTTGCCATGATGGTATTTTTGTAAGATCAGGACATACTGATTCAAATGTGGGAAATCCTGAAAATATTAAACAAGAAAACATTTTTAGAGGTGATCACCCGGTTGCCTTTGATTATGGCAGTGGATTGTATTTGAATAAGGATTTTTTGAATGATCCTTATAATACACCCTCAGGATTTGGAGGAACCGTTGCAGATGATTTACTTGTAGAAGGAAGGATCGAATGTGTCACTTGTCACAGTATCATATTTAGAGACGGGGAAAAAGAAAAATACGAAATATTGGTAAAAAGTAATGGTGGTAGTGCCCTCTGTTTAACTTGTCATAACAGATAG
- a CDS encoding DUF1330 domain-containing protein, with product MSAFVLVEIDIHDMELYKSYTLLTPATIAAYNGKFVVRGGEATVLEGDWKPQRIVILEFPSVEKANDWWHSQAYEKARKIRQKAATTKMIILEGVS from the coding sequence ATGTCAGCATTTGTACTCGTAGAAATTGACATCCATGATATGGAACTTTATAAATCATATACCTTATTAACCCCGGCTACAATTGCCGCCTACAACGGAAAATTTGTGGTTCGAGGAGGAGAAGCGACTGTACTTGAAGGAGACTGGAAACCTCAGCGAATTGTAATCCTCGAATTTCCAAGTGTGGAAAAAGCAAATGACTGGTGGCATTCTCAAGCTTATGAAAAAGCCAGAAAAATAAGGCAAAAAGCAGCAACCACAAAAATGATCATTTTGGAAGGGGTTTCCTGA